The window AAAGTTTGCATAATGCGACTTTTAAAAGTAACGCCTTCAAATGGTGACCATCCACATTTTGCCAACACGTTATCTTTAGTAACGGTCCATGGATTGTTAGTGTCTACAACTATAAGATCTGCTTTATAACCTTCTCTTATGAACCCTCGTTTTTCAATATCAAAAAGTAATGCCGGATTGTGACACATTTTTTCTACCACTTTCTCAATTGTAATTTTCTCGTCATGAACAAATTGAAGCATCGCAGGTAGTGCATGTTGTACTAATGGACCACCGCTTGGACAAGAGGTATAAGGATTTGCTTTTTCCTCAAGAGTATGAGGAGCGTGATCTGTTGCAATAACATCAATACGATCATCTAGAAGTGCTTCCCATAATTGCTCCCTATCACTTGCTTTTTTTACCGCAGGATTCCATTTGATAAACTTTCCTTTAACAGCATAGTCCTCATCGCTGAACCATAAGTGGTGGATACAAACCTCTGATGTAATTTGTTTATCTACAATTGCTTCTTTATTATCAAAAAGTGCCGTTTCTTTTCCTGTTGATAAGTGGAAAACATGGATTCTCGCTCCTGTTTCTTTAGCTAGCTCTACTGCACCGCTACTACTTAGATAACAAGCCTCCTCACTTCTAATCACGGGATGTTGATCCATAGGAATATCTTCACCATATTCCGCAAGTGCCTTCTTGAAGTTTTCCTTAATAGTTTCTTCATCTTCACAATGAAGGGCAATTCTCAATTTTACATTAGAAAATATTTCTCTCAATACTTCTTTATCATCTACAAGCATATTTCCTGTTGAAGAGCCTAAGAAAATTTTTAAAGCAGGAACACGAGAAGTGTCTATTTTTAAGATTTCGTCTAGATTATTATTACTTCCTCCGAACATGAAAGAATAATTTGCATGACTGTCTCTCGCCGCTATTGCCATTTTACTTTCCCATTCTTCAATAGTAGTAGTTTGTGGATTT is drawn from Nonlabens dokdonensis DSW-6 and contains these coding sequences:
- a CDS encoding dihydroorotase, whose amino-acid sequence is MKKILFKNAKIVTDGVTKEGDVYIEGDTIVEISESISAKNADTVVIDLEGNHLLPGVIDDQVHFREPGLTHKATIATESAAAVAGGITTYMEMPNTNPQTTTIEEWESKMAIAARDSHANYSFMFGGSNNNLDEILKIDTSRVPALKIFLGSSTGNMLVDDKEVLREIFSNVKLRIALHCEDEETIKENFKKALAEYGEDIPMDQHPVIRSEEACYLSSSGAVELAKETGARIHVFHLSTGKETALFDNKEAIVDKQITSEVCIHHLWFSDEDYAVKGKFIKWNPAVKKASDREQLWEALLDDRIDVIATDHAPHTLEEKANPYTSCPSGGPLVQHALPAMLQFVHDEKITIEKVVEKMCHNPALLFDIEKRGFIREGYKADLIVVDTNNPWTVTKDNVLAKCGWSPFEGVTFKSRIMQTFVNGELAYKNFKVTETKNAQELSFVR